In the genome of Nocardia sp. NBC_00416, one region contains:
- a CDS encoding TetR/AcrR family transcriptional regulator has translation MGESPDSPGRQRADARRNRDRLVAAASTVIAEAGAAASLEEIARRAGVGSATLHRHFPSRAQLLEAVLRDRVATLCGRAKELLTAPSAGKALVTWLRDVVAHAATTRALGPALAGHESDPEFSPHTMIRDAAQHLLVRAQEEGSVATNVTVDDVLQLTNGIALATESLPEPAQRADTLIALAAEGLLRSATGN, from the coding sequence ATGGGAGAAAGCCCCGACTCGCCAGGTCGGCAGCGGGCGGACGCGCGCCGCAACCGGGACCGGCTGGTTGCCGCCGCGAGCACCGTGATCGCCGAAGCCGGTGCGGCAGCGTCACTGGAGGAGATCGCTCGTCGCGCCGGGGTCGGGTCGGCCACCCTGCACCGGCACTTCCCCAGTCGCGCTCAACTGCTGGAGGCCGTGCTCCGCGACCGCGTCGCGACGTTGTGCGGCCGGGCGAAGGAACTACTCACCGCGCCTAGCGCTGGAAAAGCATTGGTGACCTGGCTTCGTGATGTGGTGGCGCACGCCGCTACCACCCGGGCGCTCGGACCGGCGCTCGCCGGCCACGAATCCGATCCGGAGTTCTCGCCGCACACCATGATCCGGGACGCCGCACAGCATCTCCTCGTTCGCGCCCAAGAAGAAGGCTCGGTGGCCACCAACGTCACCGTCGACGATGTCCTGCAACTCACCAACGGCATCGCCCTGGCCACCGAATCTCTCCCCGAGCCCGCGCAACGTGCCGACACACTGATAGCCCTCGCCGCAGAAGGTCTCCTGCGCAGCGCCACCGGCAACTGA